A region of Mycolicibacterium brumae DNA encodes the following proteins:
- a CDS encoding LysR substrate-binding domain-containing protein — protein sequence MSAPSLTLGYVPGATPAKWARIWAQRHPDVELELRPVAAAAAAEAVRAGAVDVALLRPSADTEGLAVITLYEETTVAVVPVEHHLCAADELAAADLDDEPTLLPLDDVVGWRDAPGVVAAHRPETTGDAIELVAAGMGALIVPQSLARLHHRKDLGYRPIVDAPTCPVALAFPAGRPSELTDEFVGIVRGRKAGSSRGQAEPAPKRTAREKTLAKQAARAAAGKAAGKVARTPGKQGRGGRR from the coding sequence GTGAGCGCGCCCTCTCTGACACTCGGGTACGTGCCTGGCGCGACGCCGGCGAAGTGGGCCCGGATCTGGGCGCAACGCCATCCCGATGTCGAACTCGAGCTGCGCCCGGTCGCCGCGGCCGCGGCAGCCGAGGCGGTGCGTGCCGGCGCTGTCGACGTCGCGTTGCTCCGCCCGTCCGCCGACACCGAGGGACTGGCCGTCATCACGCTGTACGAGGAGACGACGGTCGCCGTCGTCCCGGTCGAGCACCACCTGTGCGCCGCCGACGAACTCGCCGCCGCGGACCTCGACGACGAGCCGACCCTGCTGCCCCTCGACGACGTCGTCGGCTGGCGTGACGCGCCCGGAGTGGTCGCGGCGCACCGGCCCGAAACCACCGGCGACGCAATCGAACTCGTGGCCGCCGGGATGGGCGCGCTGATCGTTCCGCAGTCCCTGGCTCGGCTGCATCACCGCAAAGACCTCGGCTACCGCCCGATCGTCGACGCGCCGACCTGCCCGGTCGCGCTGGCTTTCCCGGCGGGCCGGCCCTCAGAACTCACCGACGAGTTCGTCGGGATCGTGCGGGGCCGCAAGGCGGGATCGTCGCGCGGCCAAGCCGAACCCGCGCCGAAACGCACCGCGCGGGAGAAGACCCTGGCCAAGCAGGCCGCCCGCGCGGCGGCCGGCAAGGCGGCCGGGAAGGTCGCCCGCACGCCCGGCAAACAGGGCCGCGGCGGGCGCCGCTGA
- a CDS encoding DUF5997 family protein, which yields MSRPNAQSMKPATAAKKLDVYLPATPEEFQANPITRDELAALAADPPQWLADLRKLGPHPKNLVAAKLGVSIAGLGRGGVEKAMTTEQIDALLQEMPAWLVAERESYQEVLAEQRRLKDARKS from the coding sequence ATGAGCAGGCCGAACGCGCAGTCCATGAAACCCGCCACGGCGGCCAAGAAGCTGGACGTGTACCTGCCCGCGACACCCGAGGAGTTCCAGGCGAACCCGATCACCCGCGACGAGTTGGCCGCGCTGGCGGCCGACCCGCCGCAGTGGCTGGCCGATCTGCGCAAACTCGGGCCGCATCCGAAGAACCTGGTGGCCGCGAAGCTGGGCGTCTCGATCGCCGGCCTCGGTCGGGGCGGCGTGGAGAAGGCGATGACGACCGAGCAGATCGACGCGCTGCTGCAGGAGATGCCGGCTTGGCTGGTCGCCGAACGCGAGAGCTACCAGGAGGTGCTCGCCGAGCAGCGCCGGCTCAAGGACGCCCGGAAGAGCTGA
- a CDS encoding VOC family protein yields MNTRKDVNIWPGLTYDDALAQREWLRRLGFDDGILVEGDGDGEVVHSEMLWPDGGRVMVHSSCRKSEFNAPTGSGNVYVVVTDPDAVYARAQELGARMVRDMAEEDYGSRGFTVADPEGNSWSFGTYAG; encoded by the coding sequence ATGAACACACGCAAGGACGTCAATATCTGGCCCGGCCTGACCTACGACGACGCGCTGGCGCAGCGGGAATGGCTGCGCCGCCTCGGTTTCGACGACGGCATCCTCGTCGAGGGTGACGGCGACGGCGAGGTGGTGCATTCGGAGATGCTGTGGCCCGACGGAGGTCGGGTCATGGTCCACTCATCGTGCCGCAAATCGGAGTTCAACGCCCCGACCGGCAGCGGCAACGTGTACGTGGTGGTCACCGACCCGGACGCCGTCTATGCCCGCGCTCAGGAACTCGGGGCGAGGATGGTGCGGGACATGGCCGAGGAGGACTATGGGTCACGAGGATTCACTGTCGCCGACCCCGAGGGCAATTCGTGGAGCTTTGGGACGTACGCCGGCTGA